AGTGCAAACATTCAGCCACAACTTCTTTCCCTGAAGGAATAAGTAAGCACACCGTGCTTCTGACAGCCTGTTCACAAAAGCAGCAGTCACAATGAAGACAACTGCTAACATTAAGTACTTTTACGTCTTGCACAACCAGGTAGGAAATTATTTATGAATGATAAAATGTAGCAGTTCCCTTCTGCAgttagctttaaaataaataagacaaagttcattttgttttgttcctagtGTTGCATAAAGCTTCTCAGTTTTGGTCTGCTTGCACCCAGCTTTGCTGAGCTACTGGCAGAACCCTCAGACTCTACAGCCTCTTCAATGCTTCTCCCCGTGCTGCACTTCAGATTAAAAGCATCTATTGaaataaacttcagaaaaacCCCCTCAGGATTTGGCAATACAGAAATGGAAGCTGAGCAGCGCCTCCACCACTTGAGCAACCTCAAGATACACGCAAGCCATTGTTGATGTGATCCCCTAGCTACTTTCattgtattatttaaaaaaccaaacaccacCAACAAATAAGAAGGACTTTTTTACTTTGTCTTCTTCGGTTCTGGTGTTCTCGACACCCTCCTGATGGGTCTAGTGCTTGGAGATGGAGACTGTCTTCTCTGGGGCGATGCTGACGCTCCCCTTCGCAGTGGTGGTGGGCTTGAAGAGGTATGAGAAGCTCTAGGCCGTGGTGAAGGTGaatgccttttgttttgtgGTGGAGAACGTGTTTCCCGATTGGACCTACTGGGAGGAGAACCCTTCCGGTGCTTGGAAGATATCGATGGTGAGCGCCTTTTAGCAGCTGGAGAGCTCCtttgttttggtggtggtgAATGGGAGACTCTGCGTTTTGACTGCGGAGAAGGCGATGCTCGTCGTttgggtggaggaggaggagaagccGTTCTTCTCTTTGGAGGTGGAGAAGGAGAATATCGCCTTTGTATCGGAGGGGAGTACCTCCGTGGAGAAGGTGAGCGTCTGCGTGGGGGCGGTGAAGGAGacctacaaagaaaataaaggtttaAGTACCACACAGGCATGGGAATCAGTTACCAGTGTCAGTCAGTATGcctaaaaagggaaaaagactCACACGAATGTTTCTCTAAACTTAGTTAATACTTTATTCAATAGCAAGCTTCTTGGAACTGTTTGATATTTGGGACCAGATGTGGCAATCAATCCACAAGCAGAATACACAACTACCTCAGAAAATCTCAGCAGCACAACTACAGCCCCCTCAGCAAGCTGTGCATCACGGAACAGGTTTCCTACAGTCTTTTTACAGGTCACAGCTGGAAGTTAACAAACCAAAAATGACCAAAATCAAAGCACAGTACCTTCGGCGGGGCAATGAGGGTGAGCGGCGTCgcctgggaggggggggtggggaaggagagCGCCGTCGGCGGGCAGGTGGGGGGGATgggctcctcctcctcctactGAAGAAACAAAGGGATTACTCAGAAAAGTTGCAGCTGAGCCACAGGTTTATTCTTCTCATTCCACTATATTATATAATCTCCCTTCATGTGCTTTTAATTCTACTAGAAATGCTAATGAGGGGATAAAAAGGGAGATCACCTAATTAGCCAGACCAGCTAACAAACAGCTCTCTCATCACACAGTGATATGACTGCTCGGTGTACAGTGTGGAAGGAactaatattttttctcctgcttcGGTTGGATACAGCAGCAGCCTGAATCATaaaatgtcttgggttggaagggacctcaaagatcacaaAGCTCCAAcacctctgctgcaggcagggccaccaacctccccatttcataccattccaggctgcccagggccccgtccaacctggccttgaacacctccagggatggacggggcatccacagcctctctgggcagctgttccagcacctcaccactctcataggaaagaacatccccctgacatccaacctaaatctttcctccttcaacttaaaaccatttccccttgtcctgctattatctaccctctcaaagagttgactcccctcctttttataggctcccttcaggtacggGAAGGAAGTACTGAAGCTGGATCGATGTGAACAGCATGAAACTTCATTCTTGGAAACAGCTCTTACCTATGGATCTAAAATCCAAAGGAACTTATCTCTTGAAATGTTAAGAATAATCAGAGTTGCTGCTAAATTGCAGCTATCTGGATTCAAGTTACTCAGAAAATGAGTCATTTTCTATTCTCCAAGATAAGGTTTAATACAGACTTTtggaaaaatgtgaataaaCTGTGCACTTTCGTGGCATTAATAAATGGAGGAAAACTGGTgttctgtaaggaaaaaagggtccttctcaaaagcaaatcagataaaacaaaatgataaaggataaaatgaaaacaataaaaaattaaagGGCTCATTaaagaaactgaagtttcaTTCCAAACACCCTGGCTGTTGTTCTACAAGGCAATTAGTTGTAATTTTTATAGGTAAGGCTTTGTTTCAAAGGAACGTTCTTTAATGATCTGGGAAAATAGCAGTCTCCAAGTGTCAGGGTTGCACTAATTAAACGTCTTTAAGTACTCACATGACAGGCAATAGGCAAATTTAAGTATGCTGCAAGATAGTTTAACACCTTTGAATCCTGTTTTACACagcattgtttcttttcttcttgatttttttttccctgctagTGAAATATTCCAATACCCAAACCATTATGGGACAGATAAGTCTGAATTTCCCTCATGTTGCTTGAGGTTTGAGGTTGCTTGAGGTTTGAATTTGAGCTTGCAAATTCAAAGGAAAGAAGTACTTATCCATAACAAGAGCCTAAATGATTATCAGTGTGTAAATCCTGTTAAAGATATGAATTTCTAACCAACCTTTTCATCACGGGTGATTGCCACCTCTTTTCCATCTGCATCCTGacagcagtggaagaaaaacaaaacaaagacaaaaaaaatctaactgCCCAGTATTTGAGGCAGAAATTAACACATTCCAACAAATCCAGATTAACTCTCAACAAGTAAAGAGAATACAGTCTTGGAATGGACCAAGGGTCCATCTAACCAGGCATCCCTCACATGACATGCAGTGCTAGATGCTTCAGGGATAGATAATGAAAAGCAGCCTGTATTGAAAGTCTAACTTACCTCAGTGAGATGAAAGGTTGCCAGTTTTAAGAGAATTACATCAACTGTTGCACAAGCTTAGTGCACAGCAGGGGCTTTAAAGTATTACATCTCAAATCACAGACTCTCAAGAGGAAGCCTGCTGTATAACCAGCACTGagattttggttttcttctttaagttattttggagaaaaaaagattaccTCCTTGCACAATTCTGTGCTAAGAGGGCACAACTAAGCTCTTTTGGGTAGCTGCTGGCAGACACACACATCAACTCAACAGCTATCAGAGAAAAAAGATGAGCTGTGCTCACTGTAACAAGTCATTACCGAGGGGAAGGCTCCTTCTGTCGTTTCCGTGGGGATGGTGATGGACTGCGGGAATGGgaatggcggcggcggcggccgacCTCCCCATTCTTCACATTGGATCTCTTCGGTCTTTCCTCTTCAGATGAAGATGAGGAGCCAGAATCTATGAATGGAGAAGAATTACCCTCTGTAAAACAATTCTTATGACCGTTGCAGAGATACCGATATGGTTATAATGCTGTTTAAATCACTAATCCTCCACTCCTGCTAGACAAGAAGGCTCTGTTTAGAAGCAGTTAACAACCAATGTTAATTTGTAGTTGATAAACCCAGCAGAGCTGGGTAACAACACCTGCAGCAACTAACTCTACATCTAAAAAATTAACTAGCCAGGTCATTCTAAAAATGATCTGCTGTTATGCATAGAAACACTAAGTCAGGAGTCTGAGACATTAGGAAATAACCTACTGCAGTAAGAGACTAAGGAAGTCATGGGAAACAACATTAGTGTGTGATGGAAAGAGTTTAAAAGTGCAGCTTTCAAAGACGCATAACAGGAAACATGCCAGAACCTCTAAGAATTAAGCCTCATTTAACGAAAGTACCATGAACAATAATTAAAGTTACTCCATTATGAGTGGGTAAATATACAGTTAAGTTTGCAAtagcactgcacacagcaaaatcattttaaaatcaacattTGAACTGAACGATAACTAACTCCTGCAGGAGCATTAATCCAGGTGTAGGAAATGCAGGTTATCCATACCAGATGAAGACTGTTGATTTTGCCTTCTGTACTGACGTCTCTGTTGCACAGAATCTGCTGCAGCCATTTTACCTCCCTTATCTTCTTCTGAAAAGATAAAGACATAGaatatttaaattgaaaatgaattttgcCTTGCTCAGCAGAAGTAATGTCAGTTGACAGTCAATCAggtgtgctttgttttttttttaaatttaaataagaaTATATTAAGATAGCACTGAGTCTGAAGCATGCTTTGGCCAAGCTTTTTTATGGAGAGCTCAGATGGAAGATTTGAGGCAGTGTCAATGATCATCTTATGCTTCTCAAAACCTTATTTCAATGCCAGCTTATCAACAGCACTCAGCACTTCACTAACATACTTTATTGCTACCTTAGACCAAAAACCCCAAAGGCAGTGTTGACAAGTGAGAACCATACCTGACTCAGACAGCTCAGCTTTCCTTGGTTTTGGTGCTGGTGAAGGAGATTCTCTTTTTTCAGTACTCTTATGCTTGGGtgctaaaagaaaaccaaacaagttgcttcaatttgtttgttttttaaaatccatgCACGCTTTTCTGTTCAAACAAGCTGCAGATGTCATCTTTGAGAAGATGGAAGCATAAAGACAAAGCTGCTGAAAGAAACTCATCTCTTACCTGATGCCCTGCCAGGTGAAACAGAGCCACGGCTTTTCCTTGCACGATTTGACTGCTGAGGCGTTGGAGATCTGCGTGGTTTGGGAGGTGGACTTGCTGGTGGGGATGGTCTGTGCCTTCGCCTCGGGGGGCTGGCAGAAGGAGACAGCCTACGTGTTTTACGAGGAGGACTGGATACAGTTCTTTTAGGTGGTTTCTTTGGTGGAGATCGGGAacgtgaggaggaggaggaagagctaCTGCCAGACAAAGACGCTGATGACCGTCTTCTCCTGTAAATCAAATGTAATATTAGACACCGACCTGGCCTAGGAAACGTTTGAGCACGAACACAGAATTGAATTTGTTTGCAAGCACATATACAGAGCCACATACAGCAGCACTTCCAAAACATGGCGAACAGCCTCCAGCACTTGGTTTGTAGAAGAGATTAAGAACCaatcttttcattatttttaaactacagtgagcaaaaaaaataaaaaacggTTAGTGTTACCCTTACTGGCTTTTCTGTCAATCTACAGGCTACAACTAAGCTTTTCTCCTGGGAACAATTAGTTTTCTTTGGGCTCTCTACTTTTGGATGGTTAAGAGGATTCTCCATGTTAGCACACGTGATTTAATCATCTTTCAAACAGATCTATTTCAGAGTTTAGTGTGCAAGTATGCTGAGAGGTTTTTATACCAGGAGGCAAAAATTTCAGACAACAACTCTGAACCTGTGGTATTCATCCTTATGCTTTAGTTTCTCATCTTTactttgtaattttaaaaagataggGCCTCTAGAATTCTGCGGCAAAATTTGTGGCAAGTTCTGTTGCAACTGTGTACCTGCAGAATCCACCTTTGGCTGCAGAATTCCTGAGAacctggaaaaaagaaaccctaCCTTGAGTGAGACAAACACTTGCTGAAAGGGAGCTCTTGTACATCTTGCAAGATACATGCTTGATACTTCCCACAGTTTTTGCAATAACTGTGCAAAATGAATATCTTTacaaagtcaaaaaaaaaagtacttatcacttgcttaaaaaaaggaagaactgtTCCTTCTTAGAAAGGAGGAACCACTGTACGCAGGAAGCACCGCTTCAGTTCTCTTCTTATGAAGAGGACAGGAATTTATCCTATTCCTACGAAGACGAATCCCTGTTTTGACACTGCCCTGAGTACGTAATTCTCTGCAACGCAACTCAGAACTTTCCTACCAGAATAGTTGCTCATGGATCAAAAATATAACCTTCAACACTAAAGAGCAGACCTTAAGGAgttcttatttttaatcagaagaacatgaagaaatacatttcaagTCAAAGTTTAATTTTTACCTTAACTTTACATAATGGAACAGTGagtcataattaaaaaaatcccagcaaGTATAATCCAGGGCCTGTTCTAACATTTCCCTCCACGGGGAAATAAAGACAGCTAAATGATGCCTCATCTGCCTAAGTTGGGAGCTATCCAGAGCCATTTCAAGGTCTGAAGTTGCCACTTTTTGAAAAGGTGGACAGCTGTTGGCTGTCCCCAAAATACTTACAAAACATGACATGGCAGTTTCTACATCATTCAAATCATACATTACTGGCAGCGCTGAGAAAAGATAAACAAGACAATTCTGATAAATCTCATTCACCAAaactaactgaaaaaaagaagagaagggaaatctTACCGCCTCACCGGTGatctgcttcttctgtgccTGGGTGGGGGAGGCATCCGCCTTGGAGGAGTCCTCCTCCTCGGAGACGGCCGTCGTCTGGGACTGGGTCGCCTTCTAGGGGAGTAAGACCTGTCACAATCAGAAATCCCAATGAAAAGCAACCATCTAATTTTCAAATTTGAGGAACGCCATCCTCTGGGAATGGGGTGAGAAGTTGCTTTTCTCCAACTGTGTAAATTAAAGTACTGCTTAAATTATGATGCCAAGTGCTGCATTCAGCTACAATCAGCAGTTTTAGGTTTACAAACACCTTCTAAGGagtgaagaggggaaaaaaatgaagaggaggggaggaatTTGCAAAATCTTCAGTATCAGATCACCTAAAAGGTGGCTACATAATTCCTACTGAGTGCACCATTCCCTCCCTCGTCACCATTAGTCTCTGCAACCTCTTTCTCATAAACTAATGAGGACAACAGCTCCCCAAGATGTTTATTCATTGAATACATCATTCTCATCTGGCCCAAAACATTCACAGCTCAACATCACTAAAAACACAATTACCTCCACTGAGATCATGACATTAAATGGCAactccagaagaaaacattcagttCTCAACCTCTGCCATCGAGGCAAATTGAAGCCCTACCTTGACCGTGATCTGTGACGCCTTCTTGGTCGAGAATGAGAGGGAGAACGTGATCGAGACCTTGACCTTGACTTAGAGCGAGTTGGGGATCTTTGACGagtcttctctttctccttctctctctccttctttgAATTACGTTCTGGTGAAATTTCTTTTGTCTCTGGTACAGGAGGTTCAGATTTAGGAGCTTTTGGGATATcactattaaaaagaaaaacttgatTTACAAGCACATACAGACTGTAGCCACTGGAGTAACATTTTAGAAGCTGATGCTGTATTCCCCAACAAAGAACATTCTCTTGCCCATCTTCTGACATGTTAAAAATCCTACTCTACAACGGTGAAGAGAATTAGAATATGGTACAATGTTTTGAAGGCAAGCAAAAGTAACACCAAGGCTGTGCATTAGTTGGCTGGAAAACAAGATGACATtgtcagaagcagaaaggaCACCCAGTGTAACGAAACAACAGTGGCAGCTCAGGACTCTGCCCTTAGAATTTTATACAGGGAAATAGAATTCCTACTGAAAATTCTTAGACAAATACTCATGTCATTTTAGGGGAACAGGGAGAAGTAGACATTGTAGTCAAGCTTGGAGGAATAATCTTTAACATGCATTAAGACCATTTCCATTCTTTAAGAAGCAATATACCACTCTCTACAGTTATGACACCCACCTGTTCGAAGTTGCCTCTTGAACAACAGTCTCCTTTGGTTTCACAGAGGGTTCTGGCTCAGGAGTTGCCTCCTTCTTTTCTGGTGCAGGCGTAGCACTGCGGCTCTTGGTTCTGTGATGAGGGGAGCGAGAATGGCTGCGCTTCCGCTCCCGTCTGATGGGTGAGGATCTCCTCCTGGGGGAAGGAGACCTCGATTTGCGcctgggaaaaagaagcaatGCATCATGAAATAacacatgtaaaaataaaaccagtgaTTTTCAGGACCTAAAAGCTCTTCTGAATCAGGTTGATTCTCAGTACTCATCTACAGCACATGCAGGAGGACTCAGAATTTCTGCTAGCAATTTACAGCCAACATTTCATACTTCAAAAAGACAAAGCCTGGAAGAGATGAACCACTGAAAGCAGCTGCTAGTTTAAACAGTATCCCTGTCAATGTCTAACTGCTAATCAATAATTGCAAGAAGTTAAAAAGCCCGCTGAAATAGCTAAGGGGAACATTTACAAACTTCCATGAACTTATTCCCTGCCATGCATTCTTTGCCACAGTCTACAGTACTGTTGGATATACACTACCCGAGTATTTTTATTACCTTCTTGGACTCCTGGAtctgtctcttttttctctgttgtctTTGTCTTCCTTATCCCTCTTCTCCTTGTCTTCATCTTGTTTCTTCATAGAAGCCAGCTTCTCTTGCTCTATCTAGTAACCAAACATCACTGAGCTCAGAGGCATCACAGAGACCTTATCTAAGttgtatttaagaaaacaaaaactctaCTGCTTCAGactaaaatatttgttcttcaCACAAAGAGTTCTGCTGAACCCAAACCACTGTCTATAGCAGCAGTACCTGCACTGCCTCTAATTCTGCACAATGCTCTCAACTCACCCACAATTCTGTAATGAAATCCTACCTGCCGCTGTttaatctcttctttcttcagttccAGAAAAGCAGTTGGAATACCAGCAATGTTTTCTTGTGCACTTAACAGCAGTGGCCATAGTTCGCCCATGAACTCCCTAGCATTTTTCCCATTCAAAAAACCAGTCAGGTTGATTTGCATCATTTTGGAATCTGGATTCTGCAAAGAGACATGACAGGAAGACAAGCCGgttatctgaaaaaaacaacctacaATTTgtcttaaaattaaattaaagctACCATGGGGACTAGAATACATATACACTCAAGAATTCTAAGTATATAGGTTTTAAATCTGTCCCTAGTGGTTTCTCATCAATACAAGTTTATTGTATTACTAAATTTCTTTTGTGTCTTACCATAAAGATTCAAAGGCCTGTTAATCCTTTGTGGGTTTCACAATTATTTTTGGACTGTGTGACTGCTAGACAAGCAAACAACCAAAGGCCTTAAATTTAACACACCGTTACAATGCTGGTAAGAGttctaagcatttttttcctgaatgttttGATACTCCTTGCTTGGAAATCCTCCTTACCATCTGCACAACGGACAGAAGCCATGGAATTGCCTAACACTGCAGATGACATCCTGCTAAGTACCTTAAGTCCTGCTGTCAGCGTTCAAGATTCATGCATGCATTTTCTTACTTGCTTCAAAACATTAAGACTATGCCTGCACTGAGGGAGCATATGCTAAAATACGTGtcttacagattttctttcctcaaagtAATTATGTCATGTCCACAAAGGGTTAAGAGGTCAAAGAGTGGTTCAACATTAAAGTGGGCTTTTTAATTCTAATGTTGTTTGTTGGTCAAGCAACAAGGTCCATATAACAAGCACAGCTCAACAGCACAAAGCAAGTACAGATTCCAGGtgtcttcagtttcttcttggAACCTTGGGGGTTTTGGAATCGCCAAGTCCCCTGTAGAGAAAGATGTTCCCTTGGCTTGCTTCCGACTCCCTACTGCAACTCAACCACCTTGAGTTTAATGTTATATCATTTATCTAAATTGCAAAAGACGAACAAGCAATAATGAGTACACAAccacaaaaaaatattgtttttataaACGTTCTAAACTTTAATCATGCTTAGTATAAGGGGAATTAAAATGAGTACTCAGATTTTATTAGCTAacacatactaaaaaaaaacattttctactaCAAAACCCTAACTTCATTTAGCTTATTAAAACTTATTTCCCCTTTTTGtatctacatattcattaaaTAGACATATATGAATATCTTCAAAATACaatgagatttatttatttaaacagcaATACCTTTTATCAGTTGAAATGTCAACTGCTCTCTCAAAAGACAGGGGTGAACACTTAGGGAAAAAGATTAAGTGTAAAGTACATCAGCATGAGAATGGTTTGCCAATAATGCATGGTACGTCTTTTACTGTCCCTTGGGTTGCAGTGGCACAGTGGcagatattaagaaaaactgACTTTATTACCACTTCATATCTTTTCATATCCTTCCCTATGAAGAACTAAAGGACCTCAATGTTCACACTGTATTAGGCTGAAAATTAACTATAAAGCAAATACAAGTACTAACCTACAATaattaataaaaggaaaaaatgaacataGCTATAGATCTGGCCTCTTAAATTGACTCAAGTATGCTTTATTAAATTACCATCCAATCCATTTAGAATTCCCCTCATGCTTCACATAAAACCTCATCTACTTTACAGTAATTTCAAGAGCAGTGTAAAGCTTTGCCCAATTGCTCTTTCCTGGATTTTTGGTTCGGCCACTTTACACAACTCACCTCCAAACACACACTGCATCATCAAGGGAGTTGGGTCAGAGCGACATTGGACACTCACTCTGCTGTGACCTAATAAGGTGATGGTGCTATACTTCAGACGCAAGGAATAACTTCCATTTTGGTTCAGGCCTTTTAAATCATAAATCACATCATCATTAGAAAATTGCTGTCAAAGTAACTTAACATGtaacagcaaaattaaaacagTAAGTTTGATTTTCACCTGAGCAGTTTGCAAACTATGCACCTTCACTAAGCTTCCAGCCTTACAGCTGTTTACAAAgtgaatttctttcaaaaatatacAAAGTAATAAAATCCCTCCTAATTGTACTTGAGAAATTCACAGATTCAATAGAATTCATAATAATTATGTTACACATTCAGAAGCAATATACACAACAAAATCGTTACCTTCACTTCCAACTGGTTGAATATAAATTCAATTACTACATCATCTTCAAACCCAAGGATTTCTGTTACTCGTTTTGTTATCCATGGTTTGATTACTTCCAGATTTACTTTGCTCATGTCCACCTATAttaaagaggaaggagaaagaaatcattCTCAAAATGAGCCTTTCCACTAAATACACCAGCTGAGAGTACCTAGGATTCTTTCACCACCACGACTGACTTGCGCAGTGCCACACGCATCATTATCCTGGCccagctttgttttaaaatagtttctaaactcttctgtgttttaaatcagTTTCTAACCTCTTCTGAACCACGGTGCTTTGATTCAAGTACCAGTCTGGACCTCTCATTTTGAAATTGTGTTTTACATAAAAACCCACTGGTATTACAAAGTGAATATTACCACCTTCTTCTAAAACCATACCAGAGGAAATGACATTCCTTGCATTCTCATATGTACCACCTGATATACAGTTAAGAACCACACCTGATTCAAAGTCTTATTTCTCCACCCCATCCCAATCAACTTACCTTCTTTTCTAAGCATTCTGCAAATTTCAACTGCTTCAACAGCTTCTTCTGCTTATTGCTGAAGCgattgtcctgctctgcactTGTTCCCTAGGGCACAGGAAACAACACGGTCAGTCTGCGTGGCATCCAGCCACCCCTTAGGAGCAGATCCCTGTGCTTCACTCCACACGTTAGCACCGAGCAGTGACACAGCTCTGTACATAAATAATCCTTCTCAATTTTAGCACTGCAGCCTTCACTTACTGCTGAAGATTGAGGGGTAGGCAGGCTCCAGAGCTCTGTATCTTAATCTCATAATCCCCCTAGCATCATACTCACATGTACAGCAGCGTCACGCTGCTATGAAACTGACCTACAGTGGAACTCACAAGCCTTCAGAAGGAACAAGCTTTTTCCTCTGTCCAAGAACAAAAGCATTCTATTTAGCTAACAACATCAGTGAAACTGCCAGGTAAATTTTTGAAGCACATTACCTAAACGTGGAGGCAGCAAGAGTACAAAGAATACTGTTTTATTGATCATGCTCTGTTAAAGTTCACCAACTTGTTCCACTTTCATGAGCAGAAACTATAGGTTAAGCCATCTAGAACTGAAGGCTTGTCTGGaaaatttatttgcaaaaaaagaaaaagtaaacagaacaacagaagaaaggacTCAAATGCTGATAACCTGTTACTAATCAAAAACAAGCCTGCAATTCACAGAGTTTATTTGGGAAAGCAACAGGAGTGATGAAAACCACAGAATTTATATGCAGTTGCCTATGGGAGATGACTTGAGTGCCAGAAAGTATCTAGAACTAGCAACAGAATATACTGCAAGGCTCCCAAGCACAGAATACAGACTGCAACCATTAACATTGCCATTTGCTACTCTGCCATACAGGAATCCTGGAGACTCATTGAGGCACTTGCTGGGCTTTAGTCTGTAATacctgcagcctgtgggatgGCTTACACGTTAGCAAAACACGCAGTACTTGTCAGATTGTTGTGAAGTGTAAAAACACCACTTAAAGTCCTGCCTCAGCCCCgtgttgctttttattctgtttttagaaGTCACCTCCGAGAGCCCAATCTAAAAGAGTATTCAATTTCTGATCCGTTGCCCTCAGTGCCATAATCCCACCATCAGTGACAACTACCTGATCTGCAAACCTGTAAAGAATGGTACCACTGGGGAACATGGATGTAACTCTCCTGAACCCAACTCCTCGCCCACagctgatggttttttttttttcctcttttaaccAATCTGCCACATTGTCACCAAAATCCAGAAACGAAACTCACTGACCCCAGAGAGGTCAGAAAGGCAACAGcacttcctgcagcactgtgtgcatgGGGGGGAAATCACTGCTTCCACTGTGTACCACCAGGAGCTATAAAGCACATGGGTCTTATACACGTTAACATGGATTCATAGGCACTCACCAAGTGACTGCCTACTACTAGAATTGCTATATGTACTAAAATATAATACTACACAAGTGCTGTGTTATATGGACTTCTTGCAAAGGGTCTTTGGTGACTGTGGGGCTATGCTATCCACGTCAGGTCTTCCATAAGGTCAAGCACTTATTTACAAAGACATGGCTGTTGACTAAGCTCCTAATGAGCACTTTGAGCTTGTTGTGGTGCCCATAGCATCAGCCCCAGCAGAGTACAGCACACCTCCCTATGGCCCATGGAACACAGACTCTGCTttcaggctgcagctctcctgctgagCTGGGAAAACTACCTTCTCTGGA
Above is a genomic segment from Gallus gallus isolate bGalGal1 chromosome 23, bGalGal1.mat.broiler.GRCg7b, whole genome shotgun sequence containing:
- the SRRM1 gene encoding serine/arginine repetitive matrix protein 1 isoform X13, whose amino-acid sequence is MYSSPHGSFNLILRQIVGCFFQITGLSSCHVSLQNPDSKMMQINLTGFLNGKNAREFMGELWPLLLSAQENIAGIPTAFLELKKEEIKQRQIEQEKLASMKKQDEDKEKRDKEDKDNREKRDRSRSPRRRKSRSPSPRRRSSPIRRERKRSHSRSPHHRTKSRSATPAPEKKEATPEPEPSVKPKETVVQEATSNSDIPKAPKSEPPVPETKEISPERNSKKEREKEKEKTRQRSPTRSKSRSRSRSRSPSHSRPRRRHRSRSRRRPSPRRRPSPRRRTPPRRMPPPPRHRRSRSPVRRRRRSSASLSGSSSSSSSSRSRSPPKKPPKRTVSSPPRKTRRLSPSASPPRRRHRPSPPASPPPKPRRSPTPQQSNRARKSRGSVSPGRASAPKHKSTEKRESPSPAPKPRKAELSESEEDKGGKMAAADSVQQRRQYRRQNQQSSSDSGSSSSSEEERPKRSNVKNGEVGRRRRHSHSRSPSPSPRKRQKEPSPRRRRRSPSPPPARRRRSPSPPPPPRRRRSPSLPRRRSPSPPPRRRSPSPRRYSPPIQRRYSPSPPPKRRTASPPPPPKRRASPSPQSKRRVSHSPPPKQRSSPAAKRRSPSISSKHRKGSPPSRSNRETRSPPQNKRHSPSPRPRASHTSSSPPPLRRGASASPQRRQSPSPSTRPIRRVSRTPEPKKTKASTPSPRSARRVSSSRSASGSPEPAPKKHQGPPSPARSRSPSANWSPAKKAKSPTQSPSPARNSDQEGGGKKKKKKKDKKHKKDKKHKKHKKHKKEKAAVAAAPAAVAAADTTSAQEEQEAETEPKKETESEPEDNLDDLEKHLREKALRSMRKAQVSPPS
- the SRRM1 gene encoding serine/arginine repetitive matrix protein 1 isoform X6 — protein: MDAGFFRGTSAEQDNRFSNKQKKLLKQLKFAECLEKKVDMSKVNLEVIKPWITKRVTEILGFEDDVVIEFIFNQLEVKNPDSKMMQINLTGFLNGKNAREFMGELWPLLLSAQENIAGIPTAFLELKKEEIKQRQIEQEKLASMKKQDEDKEKRDKEDKDNREKRDRSRSPRRRKSRSPSPRRRSSPIRRERKRSHSRSPHHRTKSRSATPAPEKKEATPEPEPSVKPKETVVQEATSNSDIPKAPKSEPPVPETKEISPERNSKKEREKEKEKTRQRSPTRSKSRSRSRSRSPSHSRPRRRHRSRSRSYSPRRRPSPRRRPSPRRRTPPRRMPPPPRHRRSRSPVRRRRRSSASLSGSSSSSSSSRSRSPPKKPPKRTVSSPPRKTRRLSPSASPPRRRHRPSPPASPPPKPRRSPTPQQSNRARKSRGSVSPGRASAPKHKSTEKRESPSPAPKPRKAELSESEEDKGGKMAAADSVQQRRQYRRQNQQSSSDSGSSSSSEEERPKRSNVKNGEVGRRRRHSHSRSPSPSPRKRQKEPSPRRRRSPSPPPARRRRSPSPPPPPRRRRSPSLPRRRSPSPPPRRRSPSPRRYSPPIQRRYSPSPPPKRRTASPPPPPKRRASPSPQSKRRVSHSPPPKQRSSPAAKRRSPSISSKHRKGSPPSRSNRETRSPPQNKRHSPSPRPRASHTSSSPPPLRRGASASPQRRQSPSPSTRPIRRVSRTPEPKKTKASTPSPRSARRVSSSRSASGSPEPAPKKHQGPPSPARSRSPSANWSPAKKAKSPTQSPSPARNSDQEGGGKKKKKKKDKKHKKDKKHKKHKKHKKEKAAVAAAPAAVAAADTTSAQEEQEAETEPKKETESEPEDNLDDLEKHLREKALRSMRKAQVSPPS